A genomic window from Salvelinus namaycush isolate Seneca chromosome 5, SaNama_1.0, whole genome shotgun sequence includes:
- the LOC120048741 gene encoding uncharacterized protein LOC120048741 isoform X2 yields MESGGSGRSGGSSSSRSARTGGTGSVIGRSSGSSRGDSGSSRSNSGTTGSLGRSSSVGGSGGIIVAAPGAGGVAPAPPCASEWEMFQFGKYNLDIIEMLSGHQAHQFKGLGLERQLQHQQQVQLHQHQLQQQQQQQAETSGALLSGLGLGSLQGARSNAFSDSASIFAKMSAPPPPLQQQPSSSSQSSRSKSSKMSSSSSSHVSGYPQFLRSFHPTEAALAQEQLHSGVGRFEHFSGGSSSGGAGGLGVAPPPPPPLHPGLSVPQASPGPSSSSPSPSSSVVTNNPPSSSAVTSLGHQLVGAQSDARSLHQQFSCMLAANQYFLSGVPANSSLEQFLVQQGTHNHLGIGLGQSEGSSSGLAPPPALHSSHSHSLSTAQPQQQQPPQQQQLPPHTLSHPHTHSHHPLHPGSQPSSLGGFDFQGIPVLSSNQLASLMQQEAGLPLPLPLHLSLSKDDGKGDSSGGGSSSSRRKKAMAGYLPQRKSDGGSNSSSGHSSGNPNASSSAGGLGHDPSPGLVGGGGGGVGMSGLGGDPSLLASSSSSSSSVVSSSSSSGPSSTAASVLVTNGSHLSKPDNMGSMPSASTQADTEPLYNCGECGKTFTHLSSLRRHLRMHESTAAGTSNNASINPNPTHIQPLTDPSLPHSTQEHSTQDLNSQSNSLSSQQSSNSVQASSSCPSPDKTFNCSDCGKHFKKKGHLLQHGVIHSEARPYGCSICSRAFNRRESLTRHEKIHQDKPFRCPACGRCFRESTSLLNHAASGTCGKPGYHDDHRSQGNPSPCYSGASPCGSGMVGPALRKAPLAPTLHPHPQSQTQHHHQQHLPLSSLLDDSEDDVTSSVNNAISAIAAAAAANCDMNSGNRGDDRRDIIGGLLGGLDLGPLGSPSSTSGMDKTYRGAGNQDGMSGNINHNQQQGNDPQNPAAKPKRPRKPRKPKDPNAPPKRRQYTPRAPRESSNIPRPYLCSVCGRGFARRETLRRHDRVHTGEKPHRCSTCGKHFREAFHLTKHHTVHSGEKNYKCSLCGKEFGYSQSLKRHGKLHQKGELEEVPATPGGENLNNFNTNPSCGMGQDREQNQGNSSSSYYSYPQDVKPQGSNSQPPPRLYTCAICWKSFRHHFHLTAHHQTVHENGGEKLFSCEVCGKAFAYSNSLTRHRLSQHGLARTGPDNAQGDGSGSGVNSAAGGGVIGTASESEAATNALLQMAPSTEGHGGQQSHSVVTHSHQQQPPQPPAGYSPLFYDAGTAHSSASSVPPYSQPLPPNSTIMPPQHQHSPARVKGEHIYPAGSSSHTLHTTAPFQPLTELPSDHHHHHHHHHHHSSHHHHRSEPQSQQQHHRNIQSHDDMRRHKKKKRKSDRREGRGDMWGESSGFVRDEGRKNQRKRRSVFQKQLRKKKLLLKIRRGGEAGGGGYELVTTRGMKIQILSSLKVPVKRFACSICPHAMFARQAGLLAHRAAKHTQRVLSPQERLCCSVCGKQSHRLLEAFIHRATHRARGSFSCRRCSARFWNAPLLRRHKLTCRHRAKGLPRGGAISLKLSKRAGERKSREEQGEMSHSLLTEYRY; encoded by the exons ATGGAGAGTGGGGGCAGTGGGCGATCGGGCGGAAGTAGCAGCAGCCGAAGTGCGCGAACAGGGGGGACCGGCAGTGTTATCGGGCGGAGTTCGGGATCGAGCCGAGGCGACTCAGGCAGTTCCAGGTCAAATAGTGGCACTACAGGATCCCTCGGCCGAAGCTCGTCCGTTGGCGGCAGTGGTGGGATCATTGTCGCTGCTCCTGGTGCTGGAGGTGTGGCTCCTGCACCCCCATGTGCCAGTGAGTGGGAGATGTTCCAATTTGGAAAATACAATTTGGACATAATAGAGATGTTAAGCGGACACCAGGCCCATCAGTTCAAAGGCCTTGGGTTAGAACGACAGCTACAGCATCAGCAGCAGGTGCAGCTTCACCAGCACCAGctccagcagcaacaacaacagcaggcCGAGACCTCAGGAGCTCTCCTGTCTGGGCTAGGCCTTGGGTCCCTTCAAGGGGCCAGAAGCAACGCCTTTTCCGATTCTGCCTCTATTTTTGCCAAAATGAGcgcccctcctccccctctacaaCAACAACCTTCTTCGTCCTCACAAAGCTCAAGATCCAAGTCAAGCAAGATGAGTAGCAGCAGCTCAAGCCATGTGTCGGGCTACCCACAGTTCCTGCGTTCCTTCCACCCGACAGAGGCAGCTCTGGCACAGGAGCAACTGCATTCTGGGGTCGGCCGCTTCGAGCACTTTTCTGGGGGTAGCAGTAGTGGGGGTGCTGGGGGATTGGGAGTTGccccccctccaccaccccctcTGCATCCGGGCCTCTCTGTCCCCCAAGCATCACCTGGCCCTTcatcctcttccccctccccctccagttCAGTGGTAACTAACAATCCCCCCAGTAGCAGTGCAGTCACCTCTCTGGGACACCAGCTGGTTGGGGCCCAGTCTGATGCACGGAGCCTTCATCAGCAGTTCAGTTGCATGCTAGCTGCTAATCAGTACTTTCTCTCTGGGGTGCCTGCTAACTCTAGCTTAGAGCAGTTTCTGGTTCAACAGGGAACCCACAACCACCTGGGGATAGGTTTAGGTCAGAGTGAGGGATCCAGCTCAGGCCTTGCTCCTCCTCCAGCTCTGCATTCCTCTCATTCGCATTCCCTCTCTACCGCTcagccacagcagcagcagcctccacagcagcagcagctgccTCCCCATACCCTGTCCCACCCCCACACGCACTCACACCACCCCCTACACCCAGGCTCCCAGCCCTCTTCCCTGGGTGGTTTTGACTTCCAGGGCATCCCAGTGCTCTCCTCCAACCAGCTGGCCTCTCTGATGCAGCAGGAAGCAGGCCTGCCACTCCCCCTGCCGCTTCATCTGTCCCTCTCCAAGGATGACGGCAAGGGGGACAGCAGTGGGGGCGGAAGCAGCAGCAGTAGGAGGAAGAAAGCGATGGCTGGCTACCTGCCACAGAGGAAGTCAGATGGcggcagtaacagcagcagcggCCACAGCAGTGGGAACCCCAATGCTAGCAGCAGTGCAGGGGGGCTGGGCCACGACCCCTCCCCAGGGCTGGTTGGGGGTGGGGGCGGAGGGGTTGGCATGTCAGGTTTGGGAGGAGATCCATCCCTCCTtgcctcttcatcatcatcatcatcatcagttgtctcatcctcctcttcctctggccCCTCCTCCACTGCAGCATCAGTCCTGGTTACTAATGGTTCTCACCTATCCAAACCTGATAACATGGGCTCAATGCCATCTGCATCTACACAGGCTGACACTGAGCCACTCTATAACTGTGGTGAGTGTGGCAAAACCTTCACTCACCTCTCCAGCCTTCGCAGGCACCTGCGTATGCATGAGTCTACGGCAGCAGGTACTAGCAATAATGCCAGTATTAACCCAAACCCGACTCATATCCAACCACTAACTGACCCCAGTCTCCCACACTCCACCCAGGAACACTCCACCCAGGATCTGAACTCTCAATCTAACTCGCTGTCCTCCCAACAATCATCCAACTCAGTCCAGGCCTCATCTTCCTGCCCCAGCCCTGACAAGACCTTCAATTGCTCAGATTGTGGCAAGCACTTCAAGAAAAAGGGGCACCTCCTCCAGCATGGCGTCATCCACTCAGAGGCTCGCCCGTATGGCTGCAGCATCTGCTCCCGGGCTTTCAACCGCCGTGAGTCACTGACGCGACACGAGAAGATTCACCAGGACAAGCCCTTTCGCTGTCCAGCCTGCGGTCGATGCTTCCGTGAGAGCACCTCTCTACTCAACCATGCTGCCTCTGGCACATGCGGCAAGCCAG GCTACCATGACGACCACCGTTCTCAAGGTAACCCGTCTCCGTGTTACTCTGGAGCCTCCCCCTGTGGCAGTGGGATGGTGGGCCCGGCGCTGAGGAAGGCACCATTGGCCCCGACGCTGCACCCCCACCCTCAGAGtcaaacccaacatcaccaccagcagcacctccccctgtcctctctcctggaTGACTCTGAAGACGACGTCACCAGCTCTGTCAACAACGCCATCTCAGCCATCGCCGCCGCTGCTGCCGCCAACTGTGATATGAACAGTGGGAACAGAGGCGACGATAGGAGGGATATCATCGGAGGGCTGTTGGGGGGGCTGGACTTAGGCCCCTTGGGGTCCCCTTCATCAACATCTGGGATGGATAAGACCTATAGAGGAGCAGGGAACCAGGATGGTATGAGTGGTAATATTAACCACAACCAACAGCAGGGGAATGATCCACAGAACCCTGCTGCCAAACCAAAACGTCCCCGGAAACCCAGAAAGCCCAAAGACCCCAACGCTCCCCCTAAACGTAGGCAGTACACCCCCAGAGCTCCCAGAGAGTCGAGCAACATCCCGCGGCCATATCTGTGCAGTGTTTGCGGCAGGGGGTTTGCACGCCGCGAGACCCTGCGTAGGCACGACCGTGTCCATACTGGGGAGAAGCCCCACCGCTGCAGTACATGTGGGAAGCACTTCAGAGAGGCCTTCCACCTCACCAAGCACCACACCGTTCACTCTGGGGAGAAGAACTACAAGTGCAGCCTATGTGGGAAAGAGTTTGGCTACTCCCAGAGCCTCAAGAGGCACGGGAAGCTCCATCAGAAAGGGGAGCTGGAAGAGGTCCCCGCTACACCAGGAGGGGAGAACCTCAACAACTTCAACACAAACCCGTCATGTGGGATGGGCCAAGACAGGGAACAGAACCAAGGAAACAGCTCCTCCTCCTATTATTCATACCCCCAAGATGTCAAGCCTCAAGGCTCCAACAGCCAGCCCCCGCCCAGGCTCTACACTTGTGCCATATGCTGGAAGTCTTTCCGCCATCACTTCCACCTGACGGCTCATCACCAGACGGTCCATGAGAACGGAGGTGAGAAGCTGTTCAGCTGCGAGGTGTGTGGGAAGGCCTTTGCCTACTCCAATAGTCTCACTCGACACAGGCTGTCACAGCACGGCCTGGCTCGCACCGGCCCTGACAACGCACAAGGGGACGGCAGTGGGTCAGGGGTAAACAGTGCAGCTGGAGGTGGAGTGATTGGGACTGCGTCAGAGAGCGAGGCAGCCACCAACGCCCTCCTTCAGATGGCACCTTCCACTGAGGGCCACGGGGGGCAGCAGAGTCACAGTGTTGTCACCCACAgtcatcaacaacagccacctcAGCCCCCAGCTGGCTACTCCCCCCTTTTCTATGATGCTGGTACGGCCCACTCCTCAGCCTCCAGTGTCCCTCCCTACTCTCAGCCCCTGCCACCCAACTCCACAATCATGCCCCCTCAGCACCAGCATTCCCCAGCAAGGGTGAAAGGGGAGCACATTTACCCAGCTGGGTCCAGTAGTCACACCCTTCACACCACAGCTCCATTCCAGCCCCTCACGGAGCTGCCATCcgaccaccatcaccaccaccaccaccaccaccaccattcttcacatCACCACCACCGTTCAGAGCCACAGTCCCAGCAACAACACCACAGGAACATCCAATCACACGATGACATGAGGAGGCACAAGAAAAAGAAGAGAAAGTCcgacaggagggagggaagaggggacaTGTGGGGGGAGTCCTCAGGCTTCGTCAGAGACGAGGGGAGGAAAaaccagaggaagaggaggtctGTTTTCCAAAAACAGCTGAGGAAGAAAAAGCTTCTGTTGAAGATTAGACGAGGGGGGGAAGCGGGAGGGGGAGGATATGAGCTGGTTACAACAAGAGGGATGAAGATACAAATCCTGTCATCTCTCAAAGTCCCAGTGAAACGTTTTGCATGCTCCATCTGTCCCCACGCCATGTTCGCCCGCCAGGCCGGCCTGCTAGCCCACAGGGCAGCTAAACATACCCAGAGAGTCCTGTCCCCCCAGGAGCGTctgtgctgcagtgtgtgtggGAAGCAGTCTCACAGGCTCCTGGAAGCCTTCATCCACCGGGCGACTCATCGCGCCCGAGGGTCCTTCTCCTGCAGACGCTGCTCTGCTCGCTTCTGGAACGCCCCCCTCCTCCGCAGGCACAAGCTGACCTGCCGACATAGGGCCAAGGGACTGCCACGAGGTGGCGCTATTAGCCTGAAGTTGTCCAAGAGGGCGGGGGAGAGgaagagcagagaggagcagggggagatGTCGCACTCCCTGCTTACAGAGTACAGATACTGA
- the LOC120048741 gene encoding uncharacterized protein LOC120048741 isoform X1: MESGGSGRSGGSSSSRSARTGGTGSVIGRSSGSSRGDSGSSRSNSGTTGSLGRSSSVGGSGGIIVAAPGAGGVAPAPPCASEWEMFQFGKYNLDIIEMLSGHQAHQFKGLGLERQLQHQQQVQLHQHQLQQQQQQQAETSGALLSGLGLGSLQGARSNAFSDSASIFAKMSAPPPPLQQQPSSSSQSSRSKSSKMSSSSSSHVSGYPQFLRSFHPTEAALAQEQLHSGVGRFEHFSGGSSSGGAGGLGVAPPPPPPLHPGLSVPQASPGPSSSSPSPSSSVVTNNPPSSSAVTSLGHQLVGAQSDARSLHQQFSCMLAANQYFLSGVPANSSLEQFLVQQGTHNHLGIGLGQSEGSSSGLAPPPALHSSHSHSLSTAQPQQQQPPQQQQLPPHTLSHPHTHSHHPLHPGSQPSSLGGFDFQGIPVLSSNQLASLMQQEAGLPLPLPLHLSLSKDDGKGDSSGGGSSSSRRKKAMAGYLPQRKSDGGSNSSSGHSSGNPNASSSAGGLGHDPSPGLVGGGGGGVGMSGLGGDPSLLASSSSSSSSVVSSSSSSGPSSTAASVLVTNGSHLSKPDNMGSMPSASTQADTEPLYNCGECGKTFTHLSSLRRHLRMHESTAAGTSNNASINPNPTHIQPLTDPSLPHSTQEHSTQDLNSQSNSLSSQQSSNSVQASSSCPSPDKTFNCSDCGKHFKKKGHLLQHGVIHSEARPYGCSICSRAFNRRESLTRHEKIHQDKPFRCPACGRCFRESTSLLNHAASGTCGKPGRASKPQGSSKEGAVGEGRMGGGEGGGGGDYQGSRGVIYGKTEEDEEGVIMGGEGGQKSRLGCDGGLFQSERGGNANSRDRPDGKYPTDYSRNRYTGYHDDHRSQGNPSPCYSGASPCGSGMVGPALRKAPLAPTLHPHPQSQTQHHHQQHLPLSSLLDDSEDDVTSSVNNAISAIAAAAAANCDMNSGNRGDDRRDIIGGLLGGLDLGPLGSPSSTSGMDKTYRGAGNQDGMSGNINHNQQQGNDPQNPAAKPKRPRKPRKPKDPNAPPKRRQYTPRAPRESSNIPRPYLCSVCGRGFARRETLRRHDRVHTGEKPHRCSTCGKHFREAFHLTKHHTVHSGEKNYKCSLCGKEFGYSQSLKRHGKLHQKGELEEVPATPGGENLNNFNTNPSCGMGQDREQNQGNSSSSYYSYPQDVKPQGSNSQPPPRLYTCAICWKSFRHHFHLTAHHQTVHENGGEKLFSCEVCGKAFAYSNSLTRHRLSQHGLARTGPDNAQGDGSGSGVNSAAGGGVIGTASESEAATNALLQMAPSTEGHGGQQSHSVVTHSHQQQPPQPPAGYSPLFYDAGTAHSSASSVPPYSQPLPPNSTIMPPQHQHSPARVKGEHIYPAGSSSHTLHTTAPFQPLTELPSDHHHHHHHHHHHSSHHHHRSEPQSQQQHHRNIQSHDDMRRHKKKKRKSDRREGRGDMWGESSGFVRDEGRKNQRKRRSVFQKQLRKKKLLLKIRRGGEAGGGGYELVTTRGMKIQILSSLKVPVKRFACSICPHAMFARQAGLLAHRAAKHTQRVLSPQERLCCSVCGKQSHRLLEAFIHRATHRARGSFSCRRCSARFWNAPLLRRHKLTCRHRAKGLPRGGAISLKLSKRAGERKSREEQGEMSHSLLTEYRY, translated from the coding sequence ATGGAGAGTGGGGGCAGTGGGCGATCGGGCGGAAGTAGCAGCAGCCGAAGTGCGCGAACAGGGGGGACCGGCAGTGTTATCGGGCGGAGTTCGGGATCGAGCCGAGGCGACTCAGGCAGTTCCAGGTCAAATAGTGGCACTACAGGATCCCTCGGCCGAAGCTCGTCCGTTGGCGGCAGTGGTGGGATCATTGTCGCTGCTCCTGGTGCTGGAGGTGTGGCTCCTGCACCCCCATGTGCCAGTGAGTGGGAGATGTTCCAATTTGGAAAATACAATTTGGACATAATAGAGATGTTAAGCGGACACCAGGCCCATCAGTTCAAAGGCCTTGGGTTAGAACGACAGCTACAGCATCAGCAGCAGGTGCAGCTTCACCAGCACCAGctccagcagcaacaacaacagcaggcCGAGACCTCAGGAGCTCTCCTGTCTGGGCTAGGCCTTGGGTCCCTTCAAGGGGCCAGAAGCAACGCCTTTTCCGATTCTGCCTCTATTTTTGCCAAAATGAGcgcccctcctccccctctacaaCAACAACCTTCTTCGTCCTCACAAAGCTCAAGATCCAAGTCAAGCAAGATGAGTAGCAGCAGCTCAAGCCATGTGTCGGGCTACCCACAGTTCCTGCGTTCCTTCCACCCGACAGAGGCAGCTCTGGCACAGGAGCAACTGCATTCTGGGGTCGGCCGCTTCGAGCACTTTTCTGGGGGTAGCAGTAGTGGGGGTGCTGGGGGATTGGGAGTTGccccccctccaccaccccctcTGCATCCGGGCCTCTCTGTCCCCCAAGCATCACCTGGCCCTTcatcctcttccccctccccctccagttCAGTGGTAACTAACAATCCCCCCAGTAGCAGTGCAGTCACCTCTCTGGGACACCAGCTGGTTGGGGCCCAGTCTGATGCACGGAGCCTTCATCAGCAGTTCAGTTGCATGCTAGCTGCTAATCAGTACTTTCTCTCTGGGGTGCCTGCTAACTCTAGCTTAGAGCAGTTTCTGGTTCAACAGGGAACCCACAACCACCTGGGGATAGGTTTAGGTCAGAGTGAGGGATCCAGCTCAGGCCTTGCTCCTCCTCCAGCTCTGCATTCCTCTCATTCGCATTCCCTCTCTACCGCTcagccacagcagcagcagcctccacagcagcagcagctgccTCCCCATACCCTGTCCCACCCCCACACGCACTCACACCACCCCCTACACCCAGGCTCCCAGCCCTCTTCCCTGGGTGGTTTTGACTTCCAGGGCATCCCAGTGCTCTCCTCCAACCAGCTGGCCTCTCTGATGCAGCAGGAAGCAGGCCTGCCACTCCCCCTGCCGCTTCATCTGTCCCTCTCCAAGGATGACGGCAAGGGGGACAGCAGTGGGGGCGGAAGCAGCAGCAGTAGGAGGAAGAAAGCGATGGCTGGCTACCTGCCACAGAGGAAGTCAGATGGcggcagtaacagcagcagcggCCACAGCAGTGGGAACCCCAATGCTAGCAGCAGTGCAGGGGGGCTGGGCCACGACCCCTCCCCAGGGCTGGTTGGGGGTGGGGGCGGAGGGGTTGGCATGTCAGGTTTGGGAGGAGATCCATCCCTCCTtgcctcttcatcatcatcatcatcatcagttgtctcatcctcctcttcctctggccCCTCCTCCACTGCAGCATCAGTCCTGGTTACTAATGGTTCTCACCTATCCAAACCTGATAACATGGGCTCAATGCCATCTGCATCTACACAGGCTGACACTGAGCCACTCTATAACTGTGGTGAGTGTGGCAAAACCTTCACTCACCTCTCCAGCCTTCGCAGGCACCTGCGTATGCATGAGTCTACGGCAGCAGGTACTAGCAATAATGCCAGTATTAACCCAAACCCGACTCATATCCAACCACTAACTGACCCCAGTCTCCCACACTCCACCCAGGAACACTCCACCCAGGATCTGAACTCTCAATCTAACTCGCTGTCCTCCCAACAATCATCCAACTCAGTCCAGGCCTCATCTTCCTGCCCCAGCCCTGACAAGACCTTCAATTGCTCAGATTGTGGCAAGCACTTCAAGAAAAAGGGGCACCTCCTCCAGCATGGCGTCATCCACTCAGAGGCTCGCCCGTATGGCTGCAGCATCTGCTCCCGGGCTTTCAACCGCCGTGAGTCACTGACGCGACACGAGAAGATTCACCAGGACAAGCCCTTTCGCTGTCCAGCCTGCGGTCGATGCTTCCGTGAGAGCACCTCTCTACTCAACCATGCTGCCTCTGGCACATGCGGCAAGCCAGGTAGGGCATCAAAACCACAGGGCAGCAGCAAGGAAGGAGCTGTAGGGGAGGGCAGAatgggaggaggagaaggtggaggaggTGGGGATTACCAGGGTAGTAGAGGGGTGATTTATGGGAAAACTGAGGAAGATGAAGAGGGTGTGATCATGGGAGGTGAGGGAGGTCAGAAGTCAAGGCTAGGGTGTGATGGTGGTCTGTTTCAGTCAGAGAGGGGAGGGAATGCTAACAGCAGGGACAGGCCAGATGGTAAATACCCCACTGATTACTCTCGGAATCGTTACACAGGCTACCATGACGACCACCGTTCTCAAGGTAACCCGTCTCCGTGTTACTCTGGAGCCTCCCCCTGTGGCAGTGGGATGGTGGGCCCGGCGCTGAGGAAGGCACCATTGGCCCCGACGCTGCACCCCCACCCTCAGAGtcaaacccaacatcaccaccagcagcacctccccctgtcctctctcctggaTGACTCTGAAGACGACGTCACCAGCTCTGTCAACAACGCCATCTCAGCCATCGCCGCCGCTGCTGCCGCCAACTGTGATATGAACAGTGGGAACAGAGGCGACGATAGGAGGGATATCATCGGAGGGCTGTTGGGGGGGCTGGACTTAGGCCCCTTGGGGTCCCCTTCATCAACATCTGGGATGGATAAGACCTATAGAGGAGCAGGGAACCAGGATGGTATGAGTGGTAATATTAACCACAACCAACAGCAGGGGAATGATCCACAGAACCCTGCTGCCAAACCAAAACGTCCCCGGAAACCCAGAAAGCCCAAAGACCCCAACGCTCCCCCTAAACGTAGGCAGTACACCCCCAGAGCTCCCAGAGAGTCGAGCAACATCCCGCGGCCATATCTGTGCAGTGTTTGCGGCAGGGGGTTTGCACGCCGCGAGACCCTGCGTAGGCACGACCGTGTCCATACTGGGGAGAAGCCCCACCGCTGCAGTACATGTGGGAAGCACTTCAGAGAGGCCTTCCACCTCACCAAGCACCACACCGTTCACTCTGGGGAGAAGAACTACAAGTGCAGCCTATGTGGGAAAGAGTTTGGCTACTCCCAGAGCCTCAAGAGGCACGGGAAGCTCCATCAGAAAGGGGAGCTGGAAGAGGTCCCCGCTACACCAGGAGGGGAGAACCTCAACAACTTCAACACAAACCCGTCATGTGGGATGGGCCAAGACAGGGAACAGAACCAAGGAAACAGCTCCTCCTCCTATTATTCATACCCCCAAGATGTCAAGCCTCAAGGCTCCAACAGCCAGCCCCCGCCCAGGCTCTACACTTGTGCCATATGCTGGAAGTCTTTCCGCCATCACTTCCACCTGACGGCTCATCACCAGACGGTCCATGAGAACGGAGGTGAGAAGCTGTTCAGCTGCGAGGTGTGTGGGAAGGCCTTTGCCTACTCCAATAGTCTCACTCGACACAGGCTGTCACAGCACGGCCTGGCTCGCACCGGCCCTGACAACGCACAAGGGGACGGCAGTGGGTCAGGGGTAAACAGTGCAGCTGGAGGTGGAGTGATTGGGACTGCGTCAGAGAGCGAGGCAGCCACCAACGCCCTCCTTCAGATGGCACCTTCCACTGAGGGCCACGGGGGGCAGCAGAGTCACAGTGTTGTCACCCACAgtcatcaacaacagccacctcAGCCCCCAGCTGGCTACTCCCCCCTTTTCTATGATGCTGGTACGGCCCACTCCTCAGCCTCCAGTGTCCCTCCCTACTCTCAGCCCCTGCCACCCAACTCCACAATCATGCCCCCTCAGCACCAGCATTCCCCAGCAAGGGTGAAAGGGGAGCACATTTACCCAGCTGGGTCCAGTAGTCACACCCTTCACACCACAGCTCCATTCCAGCCCCTCACGGAGCTGCCATCcgaccaccatcaccaccaccaccaccaccaccaccattcttcacatCACCACCACCGTTCAGAGCCACAGTCCCAGCAACAACACCACAGGAACATCCAATCACACGATGACATGAGGAGGCACAAGAAAAAGAAGAGAAAGTCcgacaggagggagggaagaggggacaTGTGGGGGGAGTCCTCAGGCTTCGTCAGAGACGAGGGGAGGAAAaaccagaggaagaggaggtctGTTTTCCAAAAACAGCTGAGGAAGAAAAAGCTTCTGTTGAAGATTAGACGAGGGGGGGAAGCGGGAGGGGGAGGATATGAGCTGGTTACAACAAGAGGGATGAAGATACAAATCCTGTCATCTCTCAAAGTCCCAGTGAAACGTTTTGCATGCTCCATCTGTCCCCACGCCATGTTCGCCCGCCAGGCCGGCCTGCTAGCCCACAGGGCAGCTAAACATACCCAGAGAGTCCTGTCCCCCCAGGAGCGTctgtgctgcagtgtgtgtggGAAGCAGTCTCACAGGCTCCTGGAAGCCTTCATCCACCGGGCGACTCATCGCGCCCGAGGGTCCTTCTCCTGCAGACGCTGCTCTGCTCGCTTCTGGAACGCCCCCCTCCTCCGCAGGCACAAGCTGACCTGCCGACATAGGGCCAAGGGACTGCCACGAGGTGGCGCTATTAGCCTGAAGTTGTCCAAGAGGGCGGGGGAGAGgaagagcagagaggagcagggggagatGTCGCACTCCCTGCTTACAGAGTACAGATACTGA